From one Marmota flaviventris isolate mMarFla1 chromosome 1, mMarFla1.hap1, whole genome shotgun sequence genomic stretch:
- the Ndufa11 gene encoding NADH dehydrogenase [ubiquinone] 1 alpha subcomplex subunit 11 — protein sequence MAPSLLRQFLDIPDGTECHRKAYASTGIGGAVGLIWSVYSVTHRPPDSVLEGVARAGRYTFTAAAIGAVFGITSCLSAQVRGKPDDPLNYFLGGCAGGLTLGARTHNYGIAAAGCVYMGTAAALFKMGQLEGWELFAKPKV from the exons ATGGCTCCGAGTCTTCTTCGACAGTTCTTGGACATCCCCGACGGCACCGAGTGCCACCGCAAAGCCTACGCCAGCACCGGTATCGGCGGCGCAGTGG GCCTGATTTGGTCAGTCTACAGTGTCACACACCGTCCCCCGGACTCCGTCCTCGAAGGAGTGGCTCGGGCTGGACGATATACATTTACCGCAG CCGCCATCGGGGCCGTGTTCGGCatcacctcctgcctcagcgccCAGGTCCGCGGGAAGCCTGATGACCCCCTGAACTACTTCCTAGGCGGCTGTGCCGGAGGCCTGACCCTGGGAGCTCGTA CTCACAACTATGGGATTGCTGCTGCTGGATGCGTGTACATGGGCACGGCGGCCGCCCTGTTCAAGATGGGCCAGCTGGAGGGGTGGGAGCTGTTTGCAAAACCCAAGGTGTGA
- the Vmac gene encoding vimentin-type intermediate filament-associated coiled-coil protein: MSAPPALQIREANAHLAAVHRRAAELEARLEAAERTVSAQAERLTLQDQQLRAALDELGHAKDREIAALQEQLLTSEAAIHSLQAAVRQRDELIQQLQPRAKLLQDICRRRPPLVALLADLAEAERLGPLPASDPGHLLPSGPGPPLANSTGEKVDQDHPQPTMFGTTV; this comes from the exons ATGTCCGCGCCGCCCGCGTTGCAGATTCGCGAGGCGAACGCACACCTGGCTGCGGTTCACCGGCGCGCGGCGGAGCTGGAGGCGCGGCTAGAGGCCGCGGAGCGCACGGTGAGCGCCCAAGCAGAGCGCCTGACCCTCCAAGATCAGCAGTTGCGCGCCGCCCTGGACGAGCTGGGCCACGCCAAAGACCG TGAGATTGCCGCTCTCCAGGAGCAGCTGCTGACCTCCGAGGCCGCCATCCACAGCCTGCAGGCTGCTGTGCGCCAGAGGGATGAACTCATCCAGCAGTTGCAGCCACGGGCCAAGCTGCTACAGGACATTTGTCGCCGGCGGCCACCCCTGGTCGCATTGCTGGCTGACCTGGCTGAGGCCGAGCGTCTGGGGCCCTTGCCAGCCAGTGACCCAGGCCATCTACTCCCCAGTGGGCCTGGCCCACCCCTTGCCAACAGCACTGGTGAGAAGGTGGACCAGGACCACCCCCAGCCTACGATGTTTGGGACCACAGTGTGA
- the LOC114105784 gene encoding 3-galactosyl-N-acetylglucosaminide 4-alpha-L-fucosyltransferase FUT3-like, with product MGQPASPRPRTALYVAPTGCRDPWSPGLRPLGLTRAGSAQADRLLAPPHRVWPPGRRPALQEQSPPVDILVLREDRKAFSGLGGRMDGALGSLSTMDVLHQAKLSCPWRHYLWWLLLQLLVALSFYSYLRVSQDNPTGPPRAEVPCREPVPPTANRSLLILLWTWPFHTPVALSRCSELRPSEADCQLTTNRSQYPWADAVIVHHREISDSPRRQLPPSPRPPGQRWMWFSMESPSHCRQLQALDGLFNLTMSYRSDSDVFTPYGWLEPWPGPPEPAGLNLSAKTELVAWVVSNWREDSARVRYYRQLSAHLPVHVFGRSHQQLPHQAMAGRLAQYKFYLAFENSQHRDYITEKLWNNALRAWAVPVVLGPSRQNYERFLPPDAFIHVEDFPSPQALARHLLELDRDPARYLGYFRWRETLRPVSGSWALSFCKACWRLQQGSRYQTVPSIASWFT from the exons ATGGGTCAG CCCGCATCCCCGCGGCCCCGCACTGCCCTTTATGTGGCACCCACTGGGTGCCGGGACCCCTGGAGCCCAGGCCTGCGCCCCCTGGGCCTGACCCGGGCAGGCAGCGCGCAGGCGGATCGGCTGCTGGCTCCTCCTCACCGAGTGTGGCCCCCGGGTCGTCGGCCTGCGCTGCAGGAACAGAGCCCTCCGGTGGACATCCTG GTCCTCAGGGAGGACCGCAAAGCCTTCAGTGGGCTGGGCGGGAGGATGGACGGGGCTCTGGGCAG CCTCTCCACCATGGATGTGCTCCACCAGGCCAAGCTGTCCTGTCCCTGGCGCCACTACCTCTGGTGGCTGCTACTGCAGCTGCTGGTGGCTCTGAGTTTCTACTCCTACCTGCGGGTGTCACAGGACAATCCCACTGGACCTCCTAGGGCAGAGGTCCCCTGCAGGGAACCTGTCCCCCCCACTGCCAACAG GTCCCTCCTGATCCTCTTGTGGACGTGGCCCTTCCACACCCCTGTGGCTCTGTCCCGCTGCTCGGAGCTGCGGCCTAGTGAGGCCGACTGCCAGCTGACCACGAACCGCAGCCAGTACCCCTGGGCAGATGCTGTCATCGTGCACCACCGGGAGATCAGCGACTCGCCCAGGAGGCAGCTGCCGCCGTCCCCGCGGCCGCCCGGGCAGCGCTGGATGTGGTTCAGCATGGAGTCGCCCAGCCACTGTCGCCAGCTGCAGGCCCTGGACGGGCTCTTCAACCTCACCATGTCCTACCGCAGCGACTCGGACGTCTTCACGCCCTACGGCTGGCTCGAGCCCTGGCCGGGCCCGCCCGAGCCCGCGGGCCTCAACCTCTCGGCCAAGACCGAGCTGGTGGCCTGGGTGGTGTCCAACTGGAGAGAGGACTCGGCCAGGGTGCGCTACTACCGGCAGCTGAGCGCGCACCTCCCGGTGCACGTGTTCGGGCGGTCGCACCAGCAGCTGCCCCACCAGGCCATGGCGGGGCGCCTGGCGCAGTACAAGTTCTACCTGGCCTTCGAGAACTCGCAGCACCGCGACTACATCACCGAGAAGCTGTGGAACAACGCCCTGCGCGCCTGGGCCGTGCCGGTGGTGCTGGGCCCCAGCCGGCAGAACTACGAGCGCTTCCTGCCGCCCGACGCCTTCATCCACGTGGAGGacttccccagcccccaggccctgGCGCGGCACCTGCTCGAGCTGGACCGCGACCCCGCGCGCTACCTGGGCTACTTCCGCTGGCGGGAGACCCTGCGGCCCGTGTCGGGCAGCTGGGCGCTGTCTTTCTGCAAAGCCTGCTGGCGGCTGCAGCAGGGCTCCAGGTACCAGACGGTGCCCAGCATCGCCTCTTGGTTCACGTGA